The following are encoded together in the Humulus lupulus chromosome 5, drHumLupu1.1, whole genome shotgun sequence genome:
- the LOC133778518 gene encoding uncharacterized protein LOC133778518 isoform X1, producing the protein MSLNVARFNKDNLLDDSDDEFGEILLYFACEEYNQLYLSKQPCRNSALSGHEYVMEVLHGHWSRCYDLLRMNKDIFKLFCGVLKEKNLLKNSRYLSVEEQVAMFLFVIDHNERHRVVAERFQHSISTTSHYFRKVLKAICCLSKELITPPSFDVTPPQIRFDPRYYPFFKNCVGAIDGTHISAHVPIDEQIPYRGRKVDTTQNVMCVCSFDMKFTYVVPG; encoded by the exons ATGTCTTTAAACGTTGCTCGGTTCAACAAGGATAATTTACTGGATGATTCAGATGATGAGTTTGGAGAGATTTTGCTATATTTTGCTTGCGAGGAATATAATCAATTATATCTATCTAAGCAACCTTGTAGAAATTCAGCTCTTTCAGGCCATGAATACGTTATGGAAGTATTGCACGGGCATTGGAGTAGGTGTTATGATTTGTTAAGAATGAACAAAGATATCTTCAAATTATTTTGTGGTGttctaaaagaaaaaaatttattgAAGAACTCACGATATCTGTCTGTTGAAGAACAAGTGGCTATGTTCTTATTTGTGATTGACCATAATGAACGACATCGTGTGGTTGCTGAACGATTTCAGCACTCCATCTCAACCACATCACATTATTTTAGGAAGGTTTTGAAGGCAATATGTTGTCTATCCAAAGAACTAATTACTCCACCTTCATTTGATGTAACTCCTCCACAAATTCGATTTGATCCAAGATACTATCCATTTTTTAAG aatTGTGTTGGAGCTATAGATGGGACTCATATTTCTGCGCATGTTCCAATTGATGAACAAATACCATATCGAGGTCGAAAAGTGGATACAACTCAGAACGTTATGTGTGTATGTTCATTTGACATGAAGTTCACATACGTTGTTCCTGGATAG
- the LOC133778518 gene encoding uncharacterized protein LOC133778518 isoform X2, which produces MPPQGKYYLVDSGYTNMPGFLSPYRGERYHLGQYTDLNPIGKKELFNYRHSSLRNVIERCFGVLKDRFPILKQMPSYDLRIQKCIVIACCGIHNFIRTNAEADVYFDGGEGNSEVHATTLQSTDGTLTDSVEFSISITHTREMAYVRDEIADHIWRASRR; this is translated from the exons ATGCCGCCCCAAG GAAAATATTATCTTGTTGATTCTGGCTATACAAACATGCCTGGTTTTCTTTCACCATATCGAGGAGAAAGGTATCATTTGGGCCAGTACACAGATCTTAATCCCATAGGCAAAAAAGAGCTCTTCAATTATCGACACTCTTCCTTGAGAAATGTCATTGAGCGGTGTTTCGGCGTGTTGAAGGATCGCTTTCCAATCCTAAAACAAATGCCTTCATATGATCTAAGAATACAAAAGTGCATTGTCATTGCTTGCTGTGGGATTCACAATTTTATAAGGACAAATGCAGAAGCAGATGTATATTTTGATGGAGGTGAAGGAAATTCTGAAGTACACGCCACTACTTTACAAAGCACAGATGGAACTTTGACTGATAGTGTAGAGTTCAGTATTTCTATAACTCATACACGTGAAATGGCTTATGTTCGTGATGAAATTGCTGATCATATATGGAGAGCTAGTCGACGATAG
- the LOC133778517 gene encoding L10-interacting MYB domain-containing protein-like, with translation MAGVDNEVLIIENNDEASVWTQKHEEIFIELMEEEVLKGNKNTTTFTKQSWKYIKEELCGRAKRNYSDMQLRNKYNQLKQKHKDFKSLLKETGMGYNAVTEEVSATDEVWDKLIRVNKSAKRFRKKGCKFYEKLCTIFGDTTATGSNAHPSNRSPSNDDDATSIIPSTMNEESGFDEDGNKRRGKSTTTSNSRSVKRAKFSSALADALATYNETAKRKTELIERSMATSASHYLLDESVEALNQIDGISGEVYAKAIEKFENEVSRALFLKMPEHRRIDWLLNLK, from the exons ATGGCAGGCGTTGATAATGAAGTTCTTATTATTGAGAATAATGATGAGGCTTCTGTTTGGACTCAAAAGCATGAAGAAATTTTCATTGAACTTATGGAAGAAGAAGTCTTAAAGGGAAATAAGAATACCACAACCTTTACCAAGCAATCATGGAAATATATAAAGGAGGAGCTTTGTGGACGAGCAAAAAGAAATTATAGTGATATGCAACTAAGGAACAAATACAATCAATTAAAGCAAAAGCATAAGGATTTTAAGTCTTTACTGAAAGAGACTGGTATGGGATACAATGCAGTGACTGAAGAAGTTAGTGCGACAGATGAAGTTTGGGATAAACTTATTcgg GTTAACAAGTCTGCTAAAAGATTTAGAAAGAAAGGCTGTAAGTTTTATGAGAAATTATGCACTATCTTTGGTGATACTACTGCAACTGGTTCCAATGCTCATCCTTCAAATCGAAGTCCTTCTAATGATGATGATGCAACGTCGATAATTCCTTCTACTATGAATGAAGAAAGTGGTTTTGATGAGGATGGTAACAAAAGAAGAGGTAAATCAACAACCACTTCGAACTCTCGATCAGTAAAAAGAGCAAAGTTCTCATCAGCTTTGGCAGATGCACTGGCAACATATAATGAAACTGCAAAGCGAAAGACAGAATTGATAGAGAGATCAATGGCAACATCTGCATCACATTACTTATTGGATGAGAGTGTTGAAGCTCTTAATCAAATTGATGGAATTAGTGGAGAAGTATACGCAAAAGCTATTGAGAAGTTTGAGAACGAGGTGTCCAGAGCATTGTTTCTAAAGATGCCAGAGCATAGAAGAATAGATTGGTTGCTAAATTTGAAGTGA